CGAAGCCGTGGACATCAACGTCGCCGCCTCCCTCGGCATGCTGGAGCAGGAGCAGGTGGACGAGCTCGCCGAGATGGGCGTGCACCGCTACAACCACAACCTGGAGACCGCGCGCTCCTACTTCCCGCAGGTCGTCACCACGCACAGCTGGCAGGAACGCTGGGACACGCTGCGGATGGTGCGCGACGCGGGTATGGAAGTGTGCTGCGGCGGCATCGTCGGCATGGGCGAGACCCGGGCCCAGCGGGCCGAGTTCGCCGCGCAGCTCGCCGAGCTGGAGCCGGACGAGGTCCCGCTCAACTTCCTCAACCCGCGCCCCGGCACGCCGTTCGGGGACCGCGAGCCGCTGCCGGCCAAGGAGGCCCTGCGCACCATCGCCGCGTTCCGGCTGGCGCTGCCGCGCACGATCCTGCGCTACGCCGGCGGGCGGGAGATCACGCTGGGAGACCTGGGCACCGAACAGGGGCTGCTCGGCGGAATCAATGCCGTGATCGTGGGAAACTACCTCACCACGCTGGGCCGACCGGCCACCGCGGACCTCGAGCTGCTCGACCGGCTGTCCATGCCGGTCAAGGCGCTGTCCGCCACACTCTGACGAAGCCGACCCCGTTGCCGACGCCGCTCTCCCCTCCGGCGAGCGGCGCCGGGCGGTGCGCTCCAGGACCGGCGGCGGGGTCGTCACCGCCGGTCCTGCACGAGCTGACACCCCTGACGCTCCCGCCGCGCGAAGGGAAGAAAGAACGGCGGATTCGCCACCGCCCATGCATTCACTCGTGCCGAATGCACCGGGTGCCTGGGATTAAGCATTCCGCTTTCCCCTACCGCGCGACTACCATCGGGCTGTCGCAGCATGCTCGTGGCGGGTCCGTCCACGAGCACGGCGGCAGCCGCGGTCTCGCGGTTGGGTGGGTGGAGGGTTCCGTTCGTGCAGTACGCGTTGCTCGGTCCGATCGCCGTAAGC
This genomic window from Actinospica robiniae DSM 44927 contains:
- the bioB gene encoding biotin synthase BioB → MTETEIATDILALAREHVLEQGRALDEQQILAVLELPDERLEELLALAHEVRERWCGPEVEVEGIVSVKTGGCPEDCHFCSQSGQFTSPVRSAWLDIPSLVEAAKETAATGATEFCIVAAVRGPDKKLMAQMREGVKAIREAVDINVAASLGMLEQEQVDELAEMGVHRYNHNLETARSYFPQVVTTHSWQERWDTLRMVRDAGMEVCCGGIVGMGETRAQRAEFAAQLAELEPDEVPLNFLNPRPGTPFGDREPLPAKEALRTIAAFRLALPRTILRYAGGREITLGDLGTEQGLLGGINAVIVGNYLTTLGRPATADLELLDRLSMPVKALSATL